The window CACCGAGGCCGCAGAGCCCCAGGACCTGCCCCAGGAGTCCCAGCCCCTGCCCTGCCACGTGGAGGAGCTGGGCGTCCCCGGGAACATCGTGCGGCACGTCCTGGATGGCGGTAAATTAGGGGGTGTCCGGGCCGGGCGCCGCAGGGAGGGCGTGGGGCTCCTGGCTTCCCCCGCTGCGAGGCCGGGAGGCTACTTGCTGGGGGGGGGTCTCTTACGGCCCCGAGGGGCTGGGTGTCCCGGCCCAGGGGGTCCCGGGACCCCCGGGCCGGCTGGGCCGTCCCTGTCCCTGCCGTGGGGGAGCCAGGCCCCCGAGGCCGGCCCTGGGTTTGGGTCAAACGGAGGGAGGCAGGACCCTGGAGCCCGGCTCGAGTCCCAGCCTTCCCGACCTATTTTCACTCCAGGGCAACTGCCCCAAACAGGAACGAGCCGGAAGTGGCTTCCCTGTAACCTGAGCCGCTGATACTGTTTCTGACCTTTGGGGCCTTGCCTAATAATAGCCAGGCTCCTTCTGGCCAAGGTCACAGGGCCAGTTAAGTGCCCCCGGAGAACTTGAACCCATTGCTCACAGCTTTCCCAAGGCTtctgaggagggggaggagggaaagcgGGGAGGGGGCTCTGCAGAGCTGTCCGGCCTCACGGGATGCTTTGGCCCCTAGGTGCCTCTGCCCCACCAGAGCCAGCCTCGGGCTCCCTGTGCCTGGAGAAGCCCCTTTTCTTCAACCTTTCATTCCTAGACCTTAAGGAGCAGCTGACCCTGGTCCGCCTGGAGTTGAACTTCGGTGCCCCCGGGGACCTTGCCCCCGACCAGGGCTGGGAGCTGAGCCTGGCGCAGGCCCAGGGCCCCCGGCTGTGGGGACAGCCCCTGCACTGGCACCAGCGAGAAGTGCTGCTGAGCCGCACAGTGCCCAGCCTGCGCGACCCCCTCTACTTTGACATGCTGTCCTTGGGCCTGATGGGGAATTCCACCTTCCCCCACAACTTGAGCCTCGTCTTGGAGGTGTTGCCCGCTAGAGAGGGCGCCCTGCCTCCGGGATCGTGCAGCATGCTGGGGCGGTCCCTGGAGGCCTCCCTGCTGGTGGTGACCCTCGACCCCCAGCTGTGCCAGCCCGCCCCCAGGAAGCGCCGCGCCACCCACCACTCTCCGGACAGCCCCGACCCACCTTGTGCGGCCCGGCAGCTCTACATCAACTTCCAGGAAGTGGGCTGGCACAACTGGATCATTGCCCCTCGAGGCTTCATGGCCAATTACTGTCAAGGGCACTGCTTCTTCCCCACTGCCACCAAGATCTCCAGTTTGAACCACGCCGTGATGCAGTCCCTGATGCACTCGGTGGCTCCGGCCACGACGCCCCCCCCCTGCTGTGTTCCCGTGAAGCTCTCGCCCATCTCCGTCCTCTTCTACGACAACAGTGACAATGTGGTCCTCCGGCACTATGAGGACATGGTGGTGGACGAATGTGGGTGCCGATGAGGGGAGCCTGGGCCCGGGGGGCAGGGAAGAGCGCCTGGCCTCCATCCCTTCCTGCCAAAGGGGAATCCCCGTGTGTATGTGGGCTTGCCCCCGTGTGTATCCTGACCTTAAAAACCTGACTAATAAAACTgctgggtttgttttggtttggtttagtCTAAAGAATTTGTGGAGAACAGCTTTTTAATTCACAGGACCCAAGGTCCCTGGGGACTTCCCTGGTGGGGAGGAAAGTGGGGGACCAAGGCAGACCCAGGGCAGTCCTCTCACATCACAGGTGAGGGCAAAGGATTCTCACACCGTACTGCTTGTTCTCTTGTGCCTCAAGCCCCCTGGGGAAAAGTCTGCAGAGGCCAGATGGGAGTCGTGGGAAACCTGAGGGCAGAACAGAATCAATATTTGGTCTGCTGCCTCCCAGAGCCAGGCAGGCCGGGTTTCCCAGCCTCGGTTTGATTTAAGAGCCTCATGACCCTCAGAAGTCATGGAAACCACTCCTGCCCTTCCTTGCCCTCCCCCTCAAGACCCATGAGAAGAGGTAGCTTGGAACACCCTAAGCCACCCAGGTATCTCCAGGGCCTGCCATTTAGTTCCCAAAACAGGGGCTGGACGGCAAACTGCAGCCTCCACACCCAGAACGCAAAACTGATACCCCCTTCTAATGCTCAGCCTTATTAGAATTGTAAGTAGAATAGGCTTTCTTTCCTGAGGCAGGAATACAGAACTAAACTCAAAAGCCAGGAATCCAAATCCTGATGTGGCCAAGAGATTCTGGACCACCCACCTCTCAATTCTCTGGTAAACAAATACATGTATGTTCCCTCTATCAATGAAATCCCGAGTTCAGTCCCCATTCTAATTCTTAAAGGCAagaataattttggtttttttgtgatTGTATGTATAGGTTCTATTACAAATCAGGTGCTCAATGATGCTTATTTGATTCTACTTAACAGGTTTTCCAGTGTCTTTTAAAGCCTGTAATTAGTTCTTTAACAGGCAACAACTATTAGTTGAACGATTCAGGTTCTCCGTTCTACTctgaaaactcattttaaaaagaaggaaaaaatatcctGTTGGGGAATAATTTAGGAACTCAAGCAGCTGCTTCTTCTACAATCAATCAATCACAAGTTAGTTATGCACTTTTAACACAGTCCACTGGATTAGATCTATGGGGAACATTCAAGAGTTGGGTGTATTATGCtctcaggagaaaaaagaaacccaGCCACCTCCTCTTTCACTATGCTCCCCCTTCTGGTCAGAAATGGTTTTCTGACAACTAGGGTGGGGAGTGGGGACTCTGGGTCACAACAAAGCCTACATTTCCATTCACCTCAGGAGAAATTCACACCAAGTCTGCTTAAACCCAGTATTCAAAAGGAACCCCATTCTCTGCAAGGAGACAGACAATCCCTTTGAACTTAGAGGGAGAGTAATCAAGCTTGGGTCTTGAAAGAGCGCAGCTGGTTTTGTCAAGGTCCAGAGAAGCAAAGTAGTTT of the Sarcophilus harrisii chromosome 1, mSarHar1.11, whole genome shotgun sequence genome contains:
- the GDF1 gene encoding embryonic growth/differentiation factor 1 — encoded protein: MRALQLLSPLPWLLLLPLLLPLAQPALAQPQPGALSPQASALLQTLGLSPPSGPPPTRPVPSVMWRLFQRGTEAAEPQDLPQESQPLPCHVEELGVPGNIVRHVLDGGASAPPEPASGSLCLEKPLFFNLSFLDLKEQLTLVRLELNFGAPGDLAPDQGWELSLAQAQGPRLWGQPLHWHQREVLLSRTVPSLRDPLYFDMLSLGLMGNSTFPHNLSLVLEVLPAREGALPPGSCSMLGRSLEASLLVVTLDPQLCQPAPRKRRATHHSPDSPDPPCAARQLYINFQEVGWHNWIIAPRGFMANYCQGHCFFPTATKISSLNHAVMQSLMHSVAPATTPPPCCVPVKLSPISVLFYDNSDNVVLRHYEDMVVDECGCR